The following proteins come from a genomic window of Nocardioides albertanoniae:
- a CDS encoding HNH endonuclease signature motif containing protein — MSLEHGTNHWGTNPNDPIQTAVAAIETAIGDLLAMDPIYWRTSQKKHLLTQLEKLRAQQDALMLRVLAVSGDIAEETGDKDASAWIRAELLLDKGTARAQIKLATAVSKQDLVAAGLAAGEISQDKARVITKTLDNIAANPTATSEDLILAEKLLVDYATRLTAKELQIVGRRILREIDPARFEDAEAKALLAEEERARQKTALRVWDNHDGTIGFNGILPISIGMRFKTQVEAWAQPRKQRLVDKGVSLPPWERLMGQGFTRLIETIDPDALPRHGGDATVVNVVIFLEELRKELGTATLGFDETNGHTITAAEARTMACNATIIPWVLGSDGQVLDAGRSSRFFQPIQRKALRLQQKCCQAEGCDMPPEWCDAHHLTAWALGGRTDLKDGVLLCPHHHRLAHAPGYVHERLPDGTIRFTRRP, encoded by the coding sequence ATGAGCTTGGAACACGGGACCAACCACTGGGGTACCAACCCCAACGACCCTATCCAGACCGCTGTTGCTGCCATCGAGACCGCGATCGGTGACCTGCTCGCGATGGACCCGATCTATTGGCGCACCAGCCAGAAGAAACACCTCCTGACACAGCTCGAGAAACTCCGGGCCCAACAAGACGCGTTGATGCTGCGGGTCCTCGCTGTCTCCGGTGACATCGCCGAGGAGACCGGCGACAAAGACGCCTCCGCCTGGATACGCGCCGAGCTCCTCCTCGACAAAGGCACCGCCCGAGCACAGATCAAACTCGCCACTGCGGTCTCCAAGCAGGACCTCGTCGCCGCCGGCCTGGCTGCGGGGGAGATCTCCCAGGACAAGGCGAGGGTGATCACCAAGACCCTCGACAACATCGCAGCCAACCCGACCGCCACCAGTGAGGACCTGATCCTCGCGGAGAAGTTGCTGGTCGACTACGCCACCCGCCTGACCGCCAAAGAGCTGCAGATCGTGGGTCGGCGGATCCTGCGTGAGATCGACCCTGCCCGGTTTGAGGACGCAGAAGCCAAAGCCCTCCTCGCCGAGGAAGAACGGGCCCGGCAGAAGACCGCGCTGCGGGTGTGGGACAACCACGACGGCACCATCGGATTCAACGGGATCCTCCCGATCTCGATCGGGATGCGGTTCAAGACCCAGGTCGAGGCCTGGGCCCAACCCCGCAAACAGCGACTCGTCGACAAGGGTGTCTCGCTGCCACCATGGGAACGACTCATGGGCCAAGGGTTCACCCGGCTGATCGAGACCATCGACCCCGACGCCCTGCCCCGCCACGGCGGGGATGCGACCGTGGTCAACGTGGTGATCTTCCTCGAGGAGCTCCGCAAAGAACTCGGCACCGCCACCCTGGGGTTCGACGAGACCAACGGGCACACGATCACCGCTGCCGAGGCACGGACGATGGCCTGCAACGCCACCATCATCCCCTGGGTCCTCGGTAGCGACGGCCAGGTCCTCGATGCGGGCCGCTCGAGCAGGTTCTTCCAACCGATCCAGCGCAAGGCACTCCGGTTGCAGCAGAAGTGCTGCCAAGCCGAAGGCTGCGACATGCCGCCCGAGTGGTGCGACGCCCACCACCTGACCGCTTGGGCACTCGGCGGGAGAACGGACCTGAAGGACGGGGTCCTGCTCTGTCCTCATCACCACCGCCTGGCCCACGCTCCCGGGTATGTCCATGAACGGCTACCGGACGGCACGATCCGGTTCACCCGCCGCCCCTAA
- a CDS encoding LCP family protein, with protein sequence MAFLDHPPVPPRSEASDGTTTGWRGRARKPLIGLLVCVLLLGVASLAGILWLQAKVEGNIQRLPDTFTGLTDRPSKPTTGAAADAMNILVLGTDTRSETATTGAEAPGWKPGQARSDTMLLVHLDGDRRAASVISIPRDSWVDIPGHGKGKVSWAYSFGGPSLTVETVETMTDVRIDHLAVVDWEGFKALTDAVGGVDIDIPETVYDSARGVRWEAGRHHLDGEHALLYVRQRYGLQDGDLDRVARQQAFFRTLLEQALAQELRTNPDQVLDLLDLFAKHASVDDDWSTTQMARLAVSLRNLRTADINYLTVPTNGTGMVGDQSVVHLDPSSDLWPAVRQDRMAQWTEDNQDLMTPDVVR encoded by the coding sequence ATGGCCTTCCTCGATCACCCGCCTGTGCCACCACGGTCGGAGGCCTCGGACGGGACCACCACGGGCTGGCGCGGTCGGGCCCGCAAGCCGTTGATCGGTCTGCTGGTGTGCGTCCTCCTGCTCGGCGTCGCCTCTCTGGCCGGCATCCTGTGGCTCCAGGCGAAGGTGGAGGGAAACATCCAGCGTCTCCCCGACACCTTCACCGGGCTCACCGACCGGCCGTCCAAGCCCACCACCGGCGCCGCCGCGGACGCGATGAACATCCTGGTCCTCGGCACCGACACCCGGTCCGAGACGGCCACCACCGGTGCCGAGGCGCCCGGCTGGAAACCCGGGCAGGCACGCTCGGACACCATGCTGCTCGTCCACCTCGACGGCGACCGCCGCGCCGCATCGGTGATCTCGATCCCGCGCGACTCCTGGGTCGACATCCCCGGCCATGGGAAGGGCAAGGTCAGCTGGGCCTACTCCTTCGGTGGCCCCAGCCTCACGGTCGAGACCGTCGAGACGATGACCGACGTACGCATCGACCATCTCGCCGTCGTCGACTGGGAAGGCTTCAAAGCCCTGACCGACGCCGTCGGCGGCGTCGACATCGACATCCCGGAAACTGTCTACGACTCCGCCCGCGGGGTCCGCTGGGAGGCCGGGCGCCACCACCTCGACGGCGAGCACGCCCTGCTCTACGTACGCCAGCGCTACGGCCTCCAGGACGGCGACCTCGACCGCGTGGCCCGCCAACAGGCCTTCTTCCGTACGCTGCTCGAACAGGCCCTCGCCCAGGAGCTGCGCACCAACCCCGACCAGGTCCTCGACCTCCTCGACCTCTTCGCGAAACACGCCTCCGTCGACGACGACTGGTCCACGACGCAGATGGCAAGGCTCGCCGTCTCGCTCCGCAACCTGCGCACCGCCGACATCAACTACCTCACCGTCCCCACCAACGGCACCGGCATGGTCGGCGACCAGTCCGTCGTACACCTCGACCCCTCCAGCGACCTCTGGCCCGCCGTACGCCAGGACCGCATGGCCCAATGGACCGAGGACAACCAGGACCTGATGACACCCGACGTCGTTCGCTGA
- a CDS encoding LuxR C-terminal-related transcriptional regulator, protein MVIVEDHTLFAESLELALTLEGYDAHRVDLPDVPPSEAKLHSLIMRTQPRIVLLDLDLGQHGSGVRLIAPLARAGADVVVVTGATDRTRWGHALHAGARTVLPKTVPLGEILGTVRRLNYGLSVLDVEERERLIGAWVGQEQNLIEIRDRLTQLSRKESQVLEHLMGGFTVGDIAKLRVVSEATVRTQVKSILAKLGVSSQIAAVSMAHKAEWRAA, encoded by the coding sequence GTGGTCATCGTCGAGGACCACACCCTCTTCGCCGAGTCCCTGGAGCTCGCCCTCACCCTCGAGGGATATGACGCCCACCGCGTCGACCTGCCGGACGTGCCTCCGTCCGAGGCCAAGCTCCACTCACTGATCATGCGCACCCAGCCCCGCATCGTGCTGCTCGACCTCGATCTGGGGCAGCACGGATCGGGCGTACGCCTCATCGCGCCGCTCGCTCGGGCCGGGGCGGACGTCGTGGTCGTGACGGGTGCGACCGACCGGACCAGATGGGGTCACGCCCTCCACGCCGGGGCCAGGACCGTGCTGCCCAAGACCGTGCCACTGGGCGAGATCCTGGGGACGGTGCGCCGGCTCAACTACGGCCTGAGCGTGCTCGACGTCGAGGAGCGTGAGCGTCTGATCGGCGCCTGGGTCGGGCAGGAACAGAACCTCATCGAGATCCGCGACCGGCTTACTCAGCTCTCCCGGAAGGAGTCCCAGGTGCTCGAGCACCTGATGGGCGGCTTCACGGTCGGTGACATCGCCAAGCTCCGAGTCGTCTCCGAAGCCACGGTGCGTACGCAGGTGAAATCGATCCTCGCCAAGCTCGGTGTCTCCTCGCAGATCGCAGCCGTCAGCATGGCCCACAAGGCCGAGTGGCGGGCCGCCTGA
- a CDS encoding sensor histidine kinase, producing MSRVGADERARLHEVASALAGIRAATTLLNTPGDMGDERRAAMAAMVQGELERLERMVQERQDSTAPSSPERPADETEVIDLDAVVGTLVLAHAAKGTEVDWRPSRMLALGDADQMTEALNVLLDNAASHGGGSARIEIGAPDPRQTSVEISVTDNGPGIAPELRRRVFAWGVKGPRSAGQGIGLHLARDLMERQGGYLELVEAEDRTTFVLGIPMLGRADERDTSGRRSGVAA from the coding sequence ATGTCAAGAGTCGGTGCGGACGAACGCGCCCGACTGCACGAGGTCGCCTCCGCGCTGGCTGGTATCCGCGCTGCGACCACCCTGCTGAACACGCCCGGAGACATGGGCGACGAGCGTCGGGCCGCGATGGCGGCGATGGTGCAGGGCGAGCTGGAGCGGCTCGAGCGGATGGTTCAGGAACGGCAGGACTCCACCGCGCCGTCGTCCCCGGAGCGCCCGGCCGACGAGACCGAGGTGATCGACCTCGACGCCGTCGTCGGCACGCTGGTCCTCGCCCACGCGGCCAAGGGCACCGAGGTCGATTGGCGGCCCAGCCGGATGCTCGCGCTGGGCGACGCGGACCAGATGACCGAAGCCCTCAACGTGCTTCTCGACAATGCCGCATCTCACGGTGGCGGGTCCGCCCGGATCGAGATCGGCGCCCCCGACCCCCGTCAGACCTCGGTCGAGATCTCGGTCACCGACAACGGGCCGGGCATCGCCCCGGAGCTTCGCAGGCGGGTCTTCGCATGGGGTGTCAAGGGCCCGCGGTCCGCCGGCCAGGGCATCGGCCTCCACCTCGCGCGCGACCTGATGGAGCGCCAGGGTGGCTATCTCGAGCTCGTCGAGGCCGAGGATCGCACCACGTTCGTCCTCGGGATTCCGATGCTCGGCCGTGCCGATGAGCGCGACACCTCGGGAAGACGCAGTGGCGTCGCCGCGTAG
- a CDS encoding class I adenylate-forming enzyme family protein, with translation MNTADFLLEQAPEDSIALCESGRDYTYAELRAGVSALTERLTPLGLTPGASVGIIAPNGLFWVSAYLAALRLGLVVVPLASTLPPDEVVARTQWVGADALLVGRSQLNTLRHLLPAGFPILVEDRLVPSPRKTPPVQLSPSVDVAPDQDALYMFTSGTTGEPRAVRITHRNIQANTDSILAYLGVRQHDRMLVVLPFTYVFGLSLLHTHLRTGAAMVMQSSFVFPQAVVERMITERCTGFAGVPSTFGMLLRNSTFGDRALPALRTIQQAGGRLAPALLEQMAKAQPQAKVFVMYGATEATARLAYLPPEELSRRPGSIGRGIPGVDLRVLDEDGIPVGPHQVGEIWASGANISPGYLDDPEATARKMPGGMLRTGDLAEVDEDGFVYVVDRVEDFIKSWGHRIASQDVESAALYLPDVVAAAAVGIPDEAAGERVELVVVRRRGSDLRVGDVLAHCRGRLAKHMVPEVVRFVDELPLNANGKVVKRDVRAMCLKESGMRAAKVS, from the coding sequence TTGAACACCGCCGACTTTCTTCTCGAGCAAGCGCCCGAGGACTCGATCGCGCTCTGCGAGTCGGGTCGCGACTACACCTATGCCGAGCTGCGGGCAGGAGTGTCCGCGCTCACCGAACGGCTCACCCCGCTCGGCCTCACCCCCGGCGCATCGGTCGGGATCATCGCTCCCAACGGACTGTTCTGGGTCTCGGCCTATCTCGCCGCGCTCCGGCTGGGTCTGGTCGTCGTGCCCCTGGCATCCACGTTGCCGCCCGACGAGGTGGTGGCCAGGACGCAGTGGGTCGGCGCGGACGCGCTCCTCGTCGGCCGGTCTCAGCTGAACACCCTGCGACATCTGCTTCCGGCCGGCTTCCCCATCCTCGTGGAGGACCGGCTGGTCCCGAGCCCGCGGAAGACGCCCCCGGTCCAGCTGTCCCCATCGGTCGATGTCGCCCCGGACCAGGACGCCCTCTACATGTTCACCTCCGGCACCACGGGCGAGCCACGAGCGGTCAGGATCACGCATCGCAACATCCAGGCGAACACCGACTCGATCCTTGCCTACCTCGGCGTGAGGCAGCACGACCGGATGCTCGTGGTGCTGCCCTTCACATACGTCTTCGGGCTCTCGTTGCTGCACACCCATCTGCGCACCGGTGCGGCGATGGTCATGCAGTCGAGCTTCGTCTTTCCGCAGGCCGTGGTCGAGCGGATGATCACCGAGCGCTGCACCGGATTCGCCGGAGTGCCCTCGACGTTCGGGATGCTGCTGCGCAACAGCACGTTCGGCGACCGCGCGCTGCCGGCGCTGCGGACGATCCAGCAGGCAGGCGGACGGTTGGCCCCGGCGCTGCTCGAGCAGATGGCGAAGGCGCAGCCGCAGGCGAAGGTGTTCGTGATGTACGGAGCGACCGAGGCCACCGCGCGGCTCGCCTATCTTCCGCCCGAGGAGCTGAGCAGGCGGCCGGGGTCGATCGGCCGCGGCATTCCGGGCGTCGACCTGAGGGTGCTCGACGAGGACGGAATCCCGGTCGGGCCCCACCAGGTGGGCGAGATCTGGGCCAGCGGCGCGAACATCTCGCCCGGCTATCTCGATGATCCCGAGGCCACGGCCCGCAAGATGCCCGGCGGGATGCTGCGCACGGGTGATCTGGCGGAGGTCGACGAGGACGGCTTCGTCTACGTCGTCGACCGGGTCGAGGACTTCATCAAGTCGTGGGGCCACCGGATCGCGAGCCAGGACGTCGAGTCGGCGGCGCTCTACCTGCCCGACGTCGTCGCGGCCGCTGCTGTCGGCATCCCGGACGAGGCGGCCGGAGAGCGGGTCGAGCTGGTCGTGGTGCGACGGCGCGGATCGGATCTGCGCGTGGGCGACGTGCTGGCGCACTGTCGCGGGCGGCTGGCCAAGCACATGGTCCCCGAGGTGGTCCGCTTCGTCGACGAGCTGCCGCTCAACGCGAACGGAAAGGTCGTCAAGCGCGACGTACGCGCGATGTGTCTGAAGGAAAGCGGAATGAGAGCAGCGAAGGTGAGTTGA